In Paraburkholderia bryophila, a single genomic region encodes these proteins:
- a CDS encoding head decoration protein has product MTLTVNSIGDNPQQPGIYAETYIPDQLIAGNLKIVSQPIVLGAGKLPRGSVLGMISSSSVEVAAGTNAGNGTVGSTSTGAGVKLGAYTLKATGATTFTVTDPEGNALPNATVGTAYSQSGLNFTITAGGTAFAANDSFTLTIPDSAGTYILSVKTASDGSQTPVAILADAADATSGPVTTGVYLMAEVNGNALNYDASWNITTLTAALRSATIFVKSSVSAADPS; this is encoded by the coding sequence ATGACGCTCACCGTCAATTCGATCGGGGACAATCCCCAACAACCGGGCATCTACGCGGAAACGTACATCCCGGATCAGCTCATTGCGGGCAACCTCAAGATCGTCTCGCAGCCGATCGTCCTGGGCGCCGGCAAGCTGCCGCGTGGCTCGGTTCTAGGCATGATCAGCTCGAGCAGCGTGGAAGTCGCCGCCGGCACGAACGCCGGCAACGGCACTGTCGGCTCGACGAGCACCGGCGCAGGTGTGAAGCTGGGCGCGTACACGCTGAAAGCCACCGGCGCGACGACTTTCACGGTCACCGACCCGGAAGGCAATGCACTGCCGAATGCAACTGTCGGCACAGCATACTCGCAGTCCGGACTCAACTTCACGATCACCGCTGGCGGTACGGCTTTCGCCGCAAACGACTCGTTCACGTTGACGATTCCGGACAGCGCCGGCACCTACATCTTGTCGGTCAAGACGGCGAGCGATGGTAGTCAGACGCCGGTGGCGATCCTCGCCGACGCGGCGGACGCGACCAGCGGTCCGGTGACCACCGGCGTGTATCTCATGGCCGAAGTCAACGGCAACGCGCTGAATTACGACGCATCGTGGAACATCACGACGCTTACCGCTGCACTGCGCAGCGCGACGATCTTCGTCAAGTCCTCGGTCTCCGCTGCGGATCCGAGTTAA
- a CDS encoding S49 family peptidase, whose product MRFAHLAQRLFNTPLAIRREKAEVIMSALAERMGVSQLTRLDGTAVQPMAFGAWDEDGAEFSRAGRVVDPGYDMIGDTSIAMVGVQGTLVQKLGCLRPYSGMTGYDGLRQSILSAHADPGVKAIVLDVDSPGGEVAGCFDLVDTIYNLRGDKPIWAILSESAYSAAYAIASAADRIIVPRTGGVGSIGVITMHIDWSKALTSAGFAVTFITYGDRKADFHPEIPLSPEALAAAQDDINTMGELFVETVARNRNIAADEVRDTQAACFMGANGVSRGLADAVMAPDAALLALLDQLAD is encoded by the coding sequence ATGCGGTTCGCACACCTCGCGCAGAGGCTATTCAACACGCCGCTTGCGATCCGCCGGGAGAAGGCTGAAGTCATCATGTCGGCGCTGGCCGAGCGCATGGGCGTGTCGCAGCTCACGCGGCTCGATGGCACGGCTGTTCAGCCAATGGCTTTCGGCGCGTGGGACGAAGACGGCGCAGAATTTTCCCGCGCCGGGCGCGTTGTCGATCCTGGCTACGACATGATCGGCGACACGTCGATCGCAATGGTTGGCGTGCAGGGTACGTTGGTGCAGAAGTTGGGTTGCCTGCGACCGTACTCCGGCATGACTGGCTACGACGGTCTTCGCCAGAGCATTCTCAGCGCGCACGCTGATCCTGGAGTCAAGGCGATTGTGCTCGATGTCGATTCACCGGGCGGAGAGGTCGCCGGTTGTTTCGATCTCGTCGACACGATCTACAACCTGCGCGGCGACAAGCCGATCTGGGCCATCCTTTCGGAGTCGGCTTATTCGGCTGCATACGCGATCGCGAGCGCAGCTGATCGGATCATTGTTCCGCGTACAGGTGGCGTCGGTTCGATCGGCGTTATCACGATGCATATCGATTGGTCGAAGGCGCTGACGTCGGCGGGTTTTGCCGTGACGTTCATTACCTACGGTGATCGCAAAGCGGATTTTCATCCTGAGATTCCGCTGTCGCCGGAAGCTCTTGCAGCAGCGCAGGACGACATCAACACCATGGGCGAACTGTTCGTTGAGACAGTCGCCCGCAACCGGAATATCGCGGCCGATGAGGTTCGCGATACGCAAGCCGCCTGCTTTATGGGCGCAAACGGCGTCAGCCGTGGCCTTGCAGACGCAGTGATGGCGCCTGACGCGGCGCTATTGGCCTTGCTTGACCAGCTGGCCGACTAA
- a CDS encoding phage portal protein gives MDNPVQILGPDGNALPRSPGRASMLAGRSNTSYDAADLYGAHTEDWMPYLWSPDGEINMSRDRIVSRARDLIRNDGWATAAVMRTVDNVIGPDFRPIAKPDYRSLQALTGNKAFDHVWADEWGQQVEANWRAWAHDSGLYCDSQRAQNFPQMMQLAFRHQLIDGDSLSMLHWKPERVGYGRARYATALQIIDPDRLSNPQLRFDQQNMRGGVEVDPDGVAVAYWIRRAHQGDWFSAAQSVHWDRIERETEWGRPIIVHHFEHDRAAQHRGIGFLTPVLTRFKMLIKYDGTELDAAIVNAFFAAYIQSPFDSELVEEAVAGSSKVSAYQQERSSYHRERGTRLGDVGMTHLYPGETLGFAAPNRPSANFASFESAMLRNFAAGTGLAAQQISQNWAEVNYSSYRSAMLEAWKTFHRRRLGFASGQAQPVYTAWLEESVEIDSYPMPASAPDFVEARAAYSRAKWMGPGRGLVDIVKERQGAILGINAGLSSLEDEAAEVSGSDWRDIADRKAIEAERYRSLGLPVPTSLVGADAKEASKLPEEE, from the coding sequence ATGGACAATCCCGTGCAGATTCTAGGCCCCGACGGCAACGCGTTGCCGCGAAGCCCGGGTCGGGCGTCTATGTTGGCAGGTAGAAGCAACACGTCGTACGATGCGGCCGACCTTTACGGCGCGCACACTGAAGATTGGATGCCGTACCTGTGGTCTCCCGATGGGGAGATCAACATGTCGCGCGACCGGATTGTTTCGCGCGCGCGCGACCTGATTCGAAATGATGGATGGGCGACCGCGGCGGTAATGCGCACGGTCGACAACGTTATCGGTCCGGATTTCCGGCCGATAGCGAAGCCTGACTATCGCTCGCTCCAAGCGTTGACGGGCAACAAAGCATTCGATCATGTGTGGGCCGACGAGTGGGGCCAGCAGGTCGAAGCGAACTGGCGCGCATGGGCGCACGACAGCGGTCTTTACTGCGATTCGCAGCGCGCTCAGAATTTCCCACAGATGATGCAGCTGGCGTTTCGTCATCAACTGATCGACGGCGACAGCCTGTCCATGCTTCATTGGAAGCCGGAGCGTGTCGGCTACGGGCGTGCGCGGTATGCGACTGCGCTTCAGATTATCGATCCCGACCGCCTTTCCAATCCGCAATTGCGGTTTGACCAGCAGAACATGCGCGGCGGGGTGGAGGTTGATCCCGACGGCGTGGCTGTAGCCTATTGGATTCGGCGCGCGCATCAGGGTGATTGGTTTAGCGCCGCACAGAGCGTGCATTGGGATCGCATCGAGCGCGAAACCGAGTGGGGTCGCCCGATCATCGTGCATCACTTCGAGCATGATCGCGCGGCGCAACACCGTGGCATTGGCTTTCTGACACCGGTGCTCACCCGCTTCAAGATGCTGATCAAATATGACGGCACGGAACTGGATGCCGCGATCGTCAACGCCTTCTTCGCCGCATATATCCAGAGCCCGTTTGACAGTGAGCTCGTCGAGGAAGCCGTAGCGGGTAGCAGCAAGGTAAGTGCGTATCAGCAAGAGCGATCCTCATACCACCGGGAACGCGGAACGCGCCTCGGCGATGTAGGTATGACGCACTTGTACCCAGGGGAGACCTTGGGCTTTGCTGCGCCGAACCGACCAAGTGCAAACTTCGCGTCCTTCGAAAGCGCGATGCTTCGAAATTTCGCTGCCGGCACCGGCCTGGCTGCGCAACAGATCAGTCAAAACTGGGCTGAGGTCAACTACAGCTCGTACCGCTCGGCCATGCTCGAGGCATGGAAGACATTTCACCGTCGTCGGCTCGGCTTCGCCTCAGGTCAGGCGCAGCCGGTCTATACGGCGTGGCTCGAAGAATCAGTGGAAATTGACAGCTACCCGATGCCAGCTAGTGCGCCGGACTTCGTCGAGGCGCGTGCTGCATATTCGCGAGCCAAGTGGATGGGTCCGGGTCGTGGACTGGTCGACATTGTGAAAGAGCGGCAGGGCGCCATTCTTGGCATCAACGCGGGGCTGTCGTCGCTCGAAGATGAAGCCGCCGAGGTGTCGGGTAGCGACTGGCGTGATATTGCTGACCGCAAGGCGATCGAAGCCGAGCGGTATCGCAGCCTTGGACTGCCGGTTCCGACGTCGCTTGTCGGCGCGGATGCGAAGGAAGCCAGCAAACTACCGGAGGAAGAGTAA
- the gpW gene encoding gpW family head-tail joining protein: MGAYDGRSRADLQAQLTALLSAYDQLMAGQQVAQASYSQSDGAKSVTYRATDLGLLDGAISILQQKLGIIRRARRQIRFVYS, encoded by the coding sequence ATGGGTGCCTATGACGGCCGCAGCAGGGCTGACCTGCAGGCACAGCTTACGGCGTTGCTGTCGGCGTACGACCAACTGATGGCCGGTCAGCAGGTGGCGCAGGCCAGCTACTCGCAGAGTGATGGGGCAAAGTCGGTTACGTACCGAGCGACCGATCTGGGTCTACTGGACGGCGCCATCTCGATCCTTCAACAGAAGCTCGGCATCATCCGCCGGGCGCGCCGTCAAATACGCTTCGTATATAGCTAA
- a CDS encoding phage terminase large subunit family protein, whose product MESHAEARRYATGYDTLLRELLAARRRNIQPPPKLSLSEWAAKYAVLSRETSAQTGKFRAFPYQNGIMDAITDPRVERITVQKSARVGYTKILDHVAGYFIHQDPSPMLVVQPRVEDAEDYSTTEIEPMLRDTPVIAEIVGDLKKKDAKQRILKRVFRNGSSMSFVGANSPGGFRRITARIVAFDEVDGYPVQGAGKEGDQIKLGVKRTESFWNRKIILGSTPTVKGYSRIERSYETSDQRRYHVPCPHCGEFQVLEWGGPDTPHGMKWGKDDAGKGLPDTVYYVCRHNGCIIHDADKPEMVARGEWRAGKPFAGHAGFHVWTAYSLFPNASWRNLVAEWLEVKDDPLERQTFINTTLGETYEDRGDRALKEDKLVARCEVWPAEVPDGVAVITVGVDTQDYRFEIEVIGWGRNEESWSIAHEVIEGDMETPDPWSRLDALLKRVWYRADGRGFEALAVCIDSGGHHTQKVYDFSKERLGRRVWAIKGESAVAGKRNPVWPTKKPSRRTKATFRPVILGVNAAKDVVRDRLHKEAPGPGYMHFPADRDINYFAQLTSERVLVKTSGGQKFRVWDLPPGRANEALDCRVYGYAALCGLSHLGLKLNHTADEVKAAHTALGYVAPTPEPTAPVLEAPVALSRGPSVKVIGADGPTVSRASQLA is encoded by the coding sequence ATGGAGTCGCACGCTGAGGCGCGGCGCTATGCCACCGGGTACGACACGCTGCTGCGTGAACTGCTGGCTGCTCGCCGGCGCAATATTCAACCGCCGCCCAAACTCTCGCTGAGCGAGTGGGCCGCCAAATACGCTGTGTTGTCGCGCGAGACCAGTGCGCAGACCGGCAAGTTTCGGGCATTTCCGTACCAAAACGGGATCATGGATGCGATAACCGACCCGCGTGTAGAGCGGATCACGGTCCAGAAATCAGCGCGTGTCGGCTACACCAAGATTCTCGACCACGTCGCTGGTTACTTTATCCATCAGGATCCGTCGCCGATGCTGGTGGTCCAGCCTCGCGTCGAGGATGCCGAAGACTACAGCACGACTGAAATCGAACCGATGCTGCGCGACACGCCAGTAATCGCGGAGATCGTCGGCGATCTGAAGAAGAAAGATGCGAAGCAGAGAATCCTGAAGCGGGTGTTTCGCAACGGCTCTTCAATGTCGTTCGTCGGTGCGAACAGCCCTGGTGGTTTCCGCCGCATCACTGCACGCATCGTTGCGTTCGACGAAGTCGACGGATACCCGGTGCAGGGTGCCGGCAAAGAAGGCGACCAGATCAAGCTCGGCGTGAAGCGCACGGAGTCTTTCTGGAATCGCAAAATCATTCTCGGTAGCACGCCGACGGTGAAGGGCTATAGCCGTATCGAGCGCAGCTACGAAACGAGCGATCAGCGTCGCTATCACGTGCCTTGTCCGCATTGCGGTGAATTTCAGGTGCTCGAATGGGGTGGCCCTGATACGCCGCACGGCATGAAGTGGGGCAAGGACGATGCTGGCAAGGGATTGCCCGACACCGTCTACTACGTCTGTCGGCACAACGGCTGCATTATTCATGACGCCGACAAGCCTGAGATGGTTGCGCGCGGCGAATGGCGCGCCGGAAAGCCGTTTGCTGGCCACGCAGGATTTCACGTCTGGACTGCCTATAGCCTGTTTCCTAACGCGAGTTGGCGGAACCTGGTGGCGGAATGGCTTGAGGTGAAAGACGATCCTCTTGAGCGTCAGACTTTCATCAATACCACGCTCGGCGAAACATATGAAGACCGTGGCGACCGTGCGCTGAAAGAAGACAAGCTGGTGGCCCGCTGCGAAGTGTGGCCGGCGGAGGTGCCAGACGGCGTGGCCGTAATCACGGTCGGGGTCGACACGCAAGATTACCGTTTCGAAATAGAGGTGATCGGCTGGGGGCGCAATGAAGAGAGCTGGTCGATTGCGCACGAGGTGATCGAAGGCGACATGGAAACCCCCGATCCATGGAGCCGGCTGGATGCACTTCTAAAGCGCGTCTGGTATCGGGCTGACGGTCGCGGGTTTGAGGCTCTCGCAGTCTGTATCGACTCGGGCGGCCATCACACGCAGAAGGTGTATGACTTTTCGAAGGAGCGACTTGGGCGCCGCGTCTGGGCTATCAAGGGCGAGTCGGCAGTTGCTGGAAAGCGCAATCCGGTCTGGCCGACGAAGAAGCCGAGCCGACGCACAAAGGCAACCTTCCGCCCGGTGATACTCGGCGTGAATGCCGCGAAAGACGTTGTTCGAGATCGTCTTCACAAGGAAGCGCCGGGACCGGGTTACATGCATTTTCCGGCCGATCGCGACATCAACTATTTCGCGCAGCTCACGTCGGAGCGTGTTCTCGTCAAAACGTCGGGCGGCCAGAAGTTTCGTGTTTGGGATCTTCCGCCGGGTCGGGCGAACGAGGCGCTCGACTGTCGGGTGTACGGGTATGCCGCGTTGTGCGGTCTCTCGCATCTGGGTTTGAAGCTAAACCATACGGCCGACGAAGTGAAGGCTGCGCACACGGCACTCGGATACGTCGCGCCCACGCCGGAACCGACAGCACCAGTACTGGAGGCGCCAGTTGCGCTGTCGCGCGGACCGTCAGTAAAGGTGATCGGTGCCGATGGCCCGACCGTTTCCCGAGCCAGTCAACTTGCTTAA